The genomic segment CGGGGTCCGGGCGCTACGGACCCTTTTTCGGCGAGTGGGCCCGGACGGACGGGAAGAACACAAATCGGAAATCAGGTGTAAAGGCGTGACAAACCAGACACGAGCTTGTCTGAATGTACGTTTCAATTGCCGTATTTGCTACGCCGCTATTGGGCGTGGGCTGGAACAGATTGGAACCCGGATCGCCGGGGTCCTTCTTCGGGATCCACTGGGTCGCGACGAGGCGGTAATGCTGCCAAACAGTACCTTTGACTTTTTGATAAAATTGAGCGTTCGCTTGTCGAGCCGATTGCGGGATACAGTTCATGCGCTCCACGCCCACGGCCTTCGGACAGGCCGGGAGCGGGGTTCCTTCGGGGATCGGGGCCGGCGGACGGGAGTCGGTCCCGTTCGTGTAGACCGTAGCCGGATCGTTTCGGCTAAATGATGCGCGGCCGGCGCCCGGACCCGGTTCGGTGTTGTCGACGTGCTCGAACGTGGTCCAGATCCAGCTCGGTCGCGCGAGCGTCCTGCGCGCGATGTGCAGGCCGACCAGGCCGACGGTCGCCGTCCGGACAATCGGTTTCGAATCCTGTACCCCATCGACCAGGTCGGCCCGGACGCAATAAAAGCGCGTCTGATCGTCCCGCTCGGTCAGTTCCATCCACGCCGCCTTTACGATGATCGAATCGGTCAGGAACGGGACCGGCGGCATATTCTTTGAGCTCGGAAGGTTGTTCCTGAGGTAGTACTTGCCGTCGACGACGAAGTTGTAAGCGACCTGGTTGACCCGAGTTTCGTAACGGACGTACGTTCCGTTCTGGGCGACGAGCGGGCCCAGTTGGGCTGCAAAAAAGCCGGCCTGGTTGACGGCCTGCAGGTGGGCCACTTGCGGGAGCACTTTCCGGAACGCGCTCTTGTCGGCGGGTCGGTCGAGCCGAGACAGGGCCAACTTACCGTCTTTGTTGGCGGAACGGATGCCGATCACCGCATCGAGGCGCTTCCATTCGGTGGGTGCGTCCTCCGGGTTCGGAGGGAACAACTCGTCGACCGACTTCCAGCTCTCCCAAACGACGGGGCCCGTCGCGGCCCCGAACGGTTTGTCCGGGTCGGCCTCGCCGCGCGTGCGGTCGCGGGCCGGCCAGTTGAGGGCGACGAACTCCCCCCAGGAGAATTGGCTGAACGCGAGTTGGTCCTTGTCTTGGTCCTCGGTTTCGTTCGGCTCTGCGGGGAGGGAGGGATCGAGCGCGCGTGCCGGCGCGTCGGCTCTCGGGGCCTCTCCTCGGTGAGGCGGACAGAGGGCGAACGCGACGGCCGCCAGAAATCCGAGCACGGGGCCGGTCAGATACATCGGCCAGCCGGAGCAGCGGGGCGGGGGCATGGGCGGAACCTCTGTTCGGGTTCGGGAACCTCAGTGTGAAAGTGGCGTCGCGCCGTGTCCCCGCGCGGCGAGTGCGGGTGACCGCGCCGGGGCCGAACGGTCGGCCCTACGTGCACGTGCCGCCGCTCCGGAAGACGCTGTTGGGCAGGCCATTGCACTGGGCCCGGGTCGAGGGGATGCAGCCCCCGTCGTAATCGCACGCCCCCTCGTCCTGGTTGAGGAGAAAATTGAGTTCAGAGCTCAGGCTGGCAAACATGGGCCGCAGGGCTTGCACCCACGTGCTCCAGGTCGACTCCGCGTCCATGAGCGCGGTCTGGAGACCGCTCGTCAGTTGCCCGATCAAGAACTGTGCGTGCTTCTGGTGCTGCGAGAACACCCCGGGATCGATCCCGGGAGCGTGACGAGCCGCCGTGACGTCATGGAGATCCTGGCTCAATTGCTTGAGCAACGATGTAATATTGGTCGAAGAAATGGCCATTATCGATCTCGGTGGTAAGTGGTTAAAGCATTTGCCCGTCGACAGAATCATTTGGCAATCGGCTCATTTCCGGAACGGGACGGGGGGCTCCCGAAGGGCGGCGCGAAGTTGCCGCCAGGTTACCGGGTCGAGAACCTTGAGATCGCCTCGGGGGTCTAACTCGGCCCCCGTGAAGACCTTCGCCCATAGGGCGATTTGGTCGGGTGAACCGCCGCACTCGCCGGGCGCCGGCTCGACCCGCGCCCGGCAGTCCTCGCCGGCGGTTACGACCCACCGGTTGCTCGGGTCGATCACGGCGCAGAGGGCGGTCGGGAGGTGGCGCAACGGCGGACCGATGGGCCGTCCGGTGCGGAGCGCCCAGAGCCGCGCCGCGCCGTCTTCGCTCGCGGTCGCGGCCCACCGCCCGTCGGGGCCGACCGCGAGCGCACGAATCCGGCCGCCGTGTCGGAACGTGCGGTCGGCTTCTCGCCCAGTTGCCGCGTCCCACATGCGCATTTTCCCGTCGTAACCGCCGGTCAAGACGGTGCCCTGGGCGCGAAGCTCGCTTCCCCGATCGGGTACCCGTGCGACACCTGGGCACTGAGCGCGCCCGTTTCCGCGTCCCATAACCGAGCGAACCCGTCTTCCCCGGCGGTCATCAAGACTCGGTCAGCGGAGGGGTGAAACGTCACGACGCTGACCGGGGCCGCGTGCACCAAGGGCGCGCCGAGGCTCGCGCCGGTGGCCCGCTCCCAGCGATGGACCAACCCGTCCTCTCCGCCCGTGGCCAGCGTTCGACCGTCGGGGCTGAAAGCGACGGCGAGAACGGACCGGGTGTGACGGAGTGGCGCGGGGGTCGCGGGTTGTGCGGTCCGGGCGTCCCACACCCACGCGGCGCTATCGTCTCCCGCCGTTGCGACCCAGCACCCGTCCCGGCTGAATGCGATCTGAGTGATGAACGCATTGTGGCCGAGAACCGCACGCAACTTGCCCGTTGCCCGGTCCCACAAGTGGACGCCCGCGTCCCGAGCAGGCCCGTACTTGAAAGTCGCCGTCGCCAGCACGTTGCCGTCGGGGCTGAAAGCGATCCGGCAAATCGGTCTGGTGTGGGCCAGCGGTGCCCCTACCGGGTTCCATTTCCCCGTGGAGATGTCCCAGAGTCGCA from the Frigoriglobus tundricola genome contains:
- a CDS encoding WD40 repeat domain-containing protein translates to MWDAATGREADRTFRHGGRIRALAVGPDGRWAATASEDGAARLWALRTGRPIGPPLRHLPTALCAVIDPSNRWVVTAGEDCRARVEPAPGECGGSPDQIALWAKVFTGAELDPRGDLKVLDPVTWRQLRAALREPPVPFRK